One Hyphomicrobium sp. CS1GBMeth3 DNA segment encodes these proteins:
- a CDS encoding APC family permease, which translates to MKPADGDATGTPAGQAEPSLHRVMGPWLLLLFIVGDILGTGIYALTGKVANLVGGAVWLPFLMAFCVALLTAFSYLELVTKYPRAAGAALYTHRAFGIHFLTFLVAFAVMCSGITSSATASRAFAANLSDAFGLGLAQGIGITIIGLLFMMGIAVVNFRGVGESVRLNVLLTVVELTGLLIIIFIGLWAIGGGQGDVSRIFEFKTDGAAGGAVWAAIAATTLAFFAMVGFEDSVNMAEETKDPVRTFPKILLLGLLITGVIYLLVSISAITLVSPEELGEGETPLLKVVAAGAPNFPLGVFGFITMFAVANSALINMLMASRLVYGMSREHVLPPVLGRVHRSRRTPYIAIGFTTLLAFALITFVGEVPALGGTTALLLICVFTVVNVAVLVLRRDVVEHTHFRTPTIVPVLGAATCAFLAGPWTGRDPVQYQIAGALIAIGVALWVVTFYINRLTGVTPSEPRQEDLGGLGPHN; encoded by the coding sequence ATGAAGCCTGCCGACGGAGACGCCACGGGCACGCCAGCGGGGCAGGCCGAGCCATCCTTGCACCGCGTCATGGGGCCCTGGCTCCTGCTGCTGTTCATCGTCGGCGACATCCTCGGCACCGGCATCTATGCCCTGACCGGCAAGGTGGCGAACCTCGTCGGCGGCGCCGTCTGGCTGCCGTTCCTGATGGCCTTCTGCGTGGCCCTTCTCACGGCCTTCAGCTATCTTGAGCTGGTCACCAAATATCCGCGCGCGGCGGGCGCCGCCCTCTATACCCATCGCGCATTCGGCATCCACTTCCTGACGTTTCTCGTCGCCTTCGCGGTCATGTGCTCCGGCATCACGTCGTCCGCGACGGCCTCGCGCGCCTTCGCCGCCAACCTGTCCGATGCCTTCGGGCTCGGCCTCGCCCAAGGCATCGGCATTACGATCATCGGCCTGTTGTTCATGATGGGTATCGCCGTGGTCAATTTCCGCGGCGTCGGTGAGAGCGTGAGGCTCAACGTGCTGCTGACCGTCGTCGAGCTGACCGGCCTTCTAATCATCATCTTCATCGGGCTCTGGGCCATCGGTGGCGGACAGGGCGATGTCTCGCGCATCTTCGAGTTCAAGACCGACGGTGCGGCGGGTGGCGCGGTGTGGGCGGCCATTGCGGCGACGACGCTTGCCTTTTTCGCCATGGTCGGCTTCGAGGACAGCGTCAACATGGCCGAGGAGACAAAGGACCCCGTCCGAACATTTCCGAAGATCCTTCTGCTTGGTCTCCTGATCACGGGCGTGATCTACTTGTTGGTGTCGATCTCGGCGATCACGCTCGTGTCGCCTGAAGAGCTCGGCGAGGGCGAGACGCCGCTGTTGAAGGTCGTGGCCGCCGGCGCACCAAACTTTCCGCTCGGCGTATTCGGCTTCATCACCATGTTCGCGGTGGCCAACAGCGCGCTGATCAACATGCTGATGGCGAGCCGCCTCGTCTACGGCATGAGCCGCGAGCATGTGTTGCCGCCGGTCTTGGGGCGCGTGCACCGAAGCCGGCGCACGCCGTACATTGCCATCGGCTTCACGACGCTCTTAGCATTCGCGCTGATCACCTTCGTCGGTGAAGTTCCCGCGTTGGGTGGAACAACGGCTCTCCTGCTGATCTGCGTTTTCACAGTCGTGAACGTTGCCGTGCTCGTCTTGCGTCGCGATGTCGTTGAGCACACGCACTTTCGCACACCGACGATCGTTCCCGTGCTCGGGGCTGCAACCTGCGCCTTTCTCGCCGGGCCGTGGACGGGCCGCGATCCGGTTCAATATCAGATCGCTGGCGCACTGATTGCGATTGGCGTCGCTCTTTGGGTGGTGACGTTCTACATCAACCGACTGACGGGCGTTACGCCGAGTGAGCCACGGCAGGAGGACCTCGGTGGCCTCGGCCCTCATAACTAA
- a CDS encoding trehalose-6-phosphate synthase, protein MLDYWKRRPSLKIAAGQSARLAVRYGLVAGGIALLAITLLGPLVTSLIDDWSRRDVEMRASLVFNSIGETLASMLANGQDAEIKTLFERVATSDPRVVAVGICRRGDGKPDFATQLMPPTISCSEIARSDADSYSTVIVAGRRMQVGAFPISAQKTPLGHFIIMQDLTFAEHRGEEARNYLTLMLGGIILASGALAIGLVLYLIRNWTRRFSQAVATATRRGPAAGLPASFGPLDREVRQVLRQLEMTQSTIDRAQANWSKSTLRDIMMAELPGVEVLVVANREPYIHNHTEHGVEVQTPASGLVSAVEPVMRACGGTWIAHGSGTADRETVDADDRIGVPPSNPQYTLRRIWITEEEQDGYYYGLSNEGLWPLCHIAFTRPVFRESDWRTYRAVNERFADAVAKEARTASPIVLIQDYHFALLPRMVRERLPEATIITFWHIPWPNSETFGIFPWKEEIIHGLLGSTIIGFHTQFHCNNFLETVDRFVESRIDREQESVILKGHETFVRPYPISIDWPPAALENQKPIAECREAVRKRLGLPPDTKIAVGIERFDYTKGVLDRIRAVDTLLEQHPEWRGKLVLVQAAAPTRSKLTNYKGLQDEALQLAEEINAKYADASPAPIRLMIRHHTPAEVFELFRAADVCIVSSLHDGMNLVAKEFIAARDDERGVLVLSHFAGASRELAEALIINPYDAHATGEALHAALIMPDAEQHERMRLMRDYVSSRNVYRWAGQMLLDASRLRKKQRILEVATLSSAGVES, encoded by the coding sequence TTGCTGGACTACTGGAAGCGGCGGCCCTCCCTGAAGATTGCGGCCGGTCAGTCCGCAAGGCTGGCTGTGCGCTACGGGCTGGTCGCCGGCGGCATTGCTTTGCTCGCAATAACGCTGCTCGGACCGCTCGTCACATCTTTGATCGATGATTGGTCGCGCCGCGATGTGGAGATGCGCGCGTCGCTCGTCTTCAATTCCATCGGCGAAACCTTGGCCTCGATGCTCGCCAACGGCCAGGATGCCGAGATCAAGACGCTTTTCGAGCGCGTGGCGACCTCTGATCCACGGGTCGTGGCCGTCGGTATCTGCCGCCGCGGCGATGGCAAGCCGGACTTTGCAACCCAGTTGATGCCACCCACGATCTCATGCAGCGAGATCGCGCGCTCCGACGCGGACAGCTATTCGACGGTCATCGTAGCCGGGCGGCGCATGCAGGTCGGTGCCTTCCCGATCTCGGCGCAAAAAACGCCGCTGGGCCATTTCATCATCATGCAGGATCTGACCTTCGCCGAGCACCGCGGCGAGGAGGCGCGCAACTACCTGACGCTCATGCTGGGTGGCATCATCCTCGCCAGCGGCGCGTTGGCCATCGGCCTCGTGCTCTATCTGATCCGTAATTGGACGCGGCGGTTCAGCCAGGCAGTCGCCACCGCCACACGGCGAGGGCCTGCTGCGGGCCTCCCCGCAAGCTTCGGTCCGCTCGACCGCGAGGTGCGTCAGGTGCTGCGCCAGCTCGAGATGACGCAGAGCACCATCGACCGCGCTCAGGCCAACTGGAGCAAGTCGACGCTACGCGACATCATGATGGCCGAGCTGCCTGGAGTGGAGGTTCTGGTCGTCGCCAATCGCGAGCCGTACATCCACAACCACACGGAGCACGGCGTCGAGGTGCAGACTCCGGCAAGCGGCCTTGTGTCGGCCGTCGAGCCGGTGATGCGCGCGTGTGGCGGCACGTGGATCGCGCATGGCAGCGGCACCGCCGACCGGGAAACGGTCGATGCCGACGACCGCATCGGCGTGCCGCCGAGCAATCCCCAATACACCCTTCGCCGTATCTGGATCACCGAGGAGGAGCAGGACGGATATTACTACGGCCTCTCCAACGAGGGCCTTTGGCCGCTCTGCCACATCGCTTTCACGCGCCCCGTATTCCGCGAATCCGATTGGCGTACCTACCGCGCGGTGAACGAGCGCTTTGCGGACGCCGTAGCCAAGGAGGCGCGCACAGCGTCTCCCATCGTGCTGATCCAGGACTACCACTTCGCGCTGCTGCCGCGCATGGTGCGTGAGCGCCTGCCAGAGGCGACGATCATCACCTTCTGGCACATTCCGTGGCCGAACTCGGAAACCTTCGGAATCTTCCCGTGGAAGGAGGAGATCATCCACGGCCTGCTTGGCTCCACCATCATCGGTTTCCACACGCAGTTCCACTGCAACAATTTCCTCGAGACCGTAGATCGCTTCGTCGAGAGTCGCATCGACCGTGAGCAGGAATCTGTGATCCTCAAGGGGCACGAGACGTTCGTTCGCCCATATCCGATTTCGATCGACTGGCCGCCGGCCGCGCTCGAGAACCAGAAGCCGATCGCCGAATGCCGCGAGGCAGTGCGCAAGCGCCTGGGTCTGCCGCCCGATACTAAGATCGCCGTCGGCATCGAGCGTTTCGATTACACCAAGGGCGTGCTAGACCGCATCCGCGCCGTCGACACGCTGCTCGAGCAGCATCCCGAGTGGCGCGGAAAGCTCGTGTTGGTGCAGGCCGCGGCGCCCACCCGCAGCAAACTGACAAATTACAAAGGCCTGCAGGACGAGGCCCTGCAGCTCGCGGAAGAGATCAACGCCAAGTATGCGGACGCGTCGCCGGCGCCCATCCGGTTGATGATCCGCCACCATACGCCGGCCGAGGTCTTCGAGCTGTTCCGCGCTGCCGACGTTTGTATTGTCTCGAGCCTGCACGATGGCATGAACCTCGTTGCCAAAGAGTTCATCGCCGCCCGAGACGACGAGCGTGGCGTACTTGTTCTGTCGCATTTCGCAGGCGCCTCGCGCGAGTTGGCGGAAGCGTTGATCATCAATCCGTACGATGCCCATGCGACGGGAGAAGCGCTACACGCGGCGCTCATCATGCCCGATGCGGAGCAGCACGAGCGCATGCGCCTGATGCGCGACTACGTCAGCTCGCGCAATGTGTACCGCTGGGCGGGCCAGATGCTGCTCGACGCGAGCCGACTGCGCAAAAAGCAGCGCATTCTCGAGGTGGCGACGCTGAGCTCCGCTGGCGTCGAGTCCTGA
- a CDS encoding Ku protein, with translation MPKAARAYWKGFLRLSLVTIGVEIYNAVESKADITFRQIHKPSGKRVNYEKVVQGIGKIDTKDIVKGYEVDKDTYVTLDPEEIDAVKLESKKTIDLVQFVDAKDIDYRFFERPYFIAPTDELSGEGYVVIRDALRKTGKVGLAQVTISGREWLVAIAPLEDGLVMEMLRYSDELRKPEDFFDEVPGAKPDREMVDLAVQLIEKKSGPFKPDKFEDHYASALKALIQDKLKGRKIVAHEQERPKGGNIVDLMEALKKSVGAAGGKATPTKTSTSSKAKSSRSTKKRA, from the coding sequence ATGCCCAAGGCGGCCCGTGCCTATTGGAAAGGCTTTCTCCGACTGTCGTTGGTCACGATCGGCGTCGAGATCTACAATGCGGTCGAATCCAAGGCGGACATCACGTTCCGCCAGATCCACAAGCCCTCGGGCAAGCGCGTCAACTACGAGAAAGTCGTTCAGGGTATCGGCAAGATCGATACCAAGGATATCGTCAAGGGCTACGAGGTCGATAAGGACACTTATGTCACGCTCGATCCCGAGGAAATCGACGCGGTCAAGCTTGAGAGCAAGAAGACGATCGATCTCGTGCAGTTCGTCGACGCCAAGGACATCGACTACCGCTTTTTCGAGCGCCCTTACTTCATCGCGCCGACGGACGAGCTTTCAGGCGAGGGCTATGTCGTCATCCGCGATGCGCTGCGCAAAACCGGCAAGGTGGGGCTTGCGCAGGTGACGATCTCTGGCCGCGAATGGCTGGTCGCCATCGCGCCGCTCGAGGACGGGCTTGTCATGGAGATGCTGCGCTATTCGGACGAGCTTCGAAAGCCCGAGGATTTCTTCGACGAGGTGCCGGGCGCGAAGCCAGACCGCGAGATGGTCGACCTCGCCGTGCAGCTCATCGAGAAGAAATCCGGTCCGTTCAAACCCGACAAGTTCGAGGACCATTACGCCTCGGCGCTGAAGGCATTGATTCAGGATAAGCTCAAGGGCCGCAAGATAGTGGCGCATGAGCAGGAGCGGCCCAAGGGCGGCAACATCGTCGATCTCATGGAGGCGCTGAAGAAGAGCGTGGGGGCGGCGGGCGGCAAAGCGACCCCGACAAAGACATCTACATCGTCAAAGGCGAAATCCTCGCGC